The proteins below are encoded in one region of Fibrella aestuarina BUZ 2:
- a CDS encoding BLUF domain-containing protein yields the protein MDYCITYFSSAAESTTEHDIVDIVEFSRIKNARLNITGVLLYINGSIVQVLEGPQAALEDLYKSIQADVRHTNVRAVISQPISQRLFSHWYMGYETLSVQQYEEVQNIIPVEPQAQPFSDDEQPVIVRMLKDFFDLNSRKATH from the coding sequence ATGGATTATTGCATTACTTACTTTAGCTCGGCTGCTGAATCGACGACCGAGCATGACATTGTCGACATTGTCGAATTCAGCCGTATCAAAAACGCCCGGTTAAACATCACCGGCGTGCTGCTTTATATCAACGGAAGCATTGTGCAGGTACTGGAAGGCCCTCAAGCGGCCCTTGAAGACTTGTATAAGAGCATTCAGGCCGATGTTCGGCACACGAACGTCAGGGCTGTAATCAGCCAGCCAATTAGTCAGCGACTGTTCAGTCACTGGTATATGGGCTACGAAACGCTGAGTGTTCAGCAGTACGAAGAAGTCCAGAACATCATCCCGGTGGAGCCTCAGGCGCAGCCATTTTCAGATGATGAACAGCCCGTCATTGTGCGGATGCTTAAGGATTTTTTTGATCTGAATAGTCGGAAAGCGACTCATTGA